One segment of Pseudofrancisella aestuarii DNA contains the following:
- the fumC gene encoding class II fumarate hydratase, with translation MRVESDSMGKIEVADNYYWGAQTQRSLQYFSIGSDLIPKEVIKAMAIVKKASAIANNKLRILPKNKKDIIVKVADEIIEGKLNNHFPLHVWMTGSGTQSNMNVNEVISNRAIELLGGKMGSKDPIHPNDDVNMSQSSNDAFPTAMYIATAYEIKNQLLPAVEYMFKDLNKKARKWRNITKIGRTHMQDAVPLTLGQEFSGYAALLKKNIQRIKHSLHDVYELALGGTAVGTGLNAPEGFSEKVAKHISNITNLPFVSAKNKFEVQGSHDALVAIMGQLKTLANSLFKIANDIRILSCGPRAGLHELLLPENEPGSSIMPGKVNPTQCEAMAMVAAQVIGYDVAVGIGGSSGYLEMNVYKPLMIFNIIQSIKILSDSCINFTKYLLEGMEPNKAKIDYYLKNSLMLVTALSPVIGYDKASKMAHYADQKNISLAEANKYLKFLSEDEFKKVANPYKMTKGGIL, from the coding sequence ATGAGAGTTGAATCAGATAGCATGGGAAAAATTGAGGTTGCTGATAATTATTACTGGGGAGCTCAAACCCAAAGATCTTTACAATACTTTTCTATAGGTTCAGACTTAATTCCAAAAGAAGTTATAAAAGCTATGGCTATTGTAAAAAAAGCCTCTGCCATAGCCAATAATAAGCTAAGAATACTGCCTAAAAATAAAAAAGATATTATAGTCAAAGTAGCTGATGAAATAATAGAAGGAAAACTTAATAATCATTTTCCTCTCCATGTTTGGATGACAGGAAGTGGAACTCAATCTAACATGAATGTTAATGAAGTCATTTCAAATAGAGCTATTGAGCTATTAGGTGGAAAAATGGGAAGCAAAGACCCTATCCATCCAAACGATGATGTAAATATGTCTCAATCATCTAATGATGCTTTTCCTACAGCAATGTACATAGCTACAGCTTATGAAATAAAAAATCAACTGCTCCCAGCTGTTGAATATATGTTCAAAGATCTAAATAAAAAAGCTAGAAAATGGAGAAATATAACAAAAATAGGTAGAACACATATGCAAGATGCCGTTCCCTTAACTTTAGGACAAGAGTTCTCTGGCTATGCCGCTCTATTAAAAAAAAATATTCAAAGAATTAAACATTCATTACACGATGTATATGAGTTAGCTTTAGGCGGTACAGCAGTCGGAACTGGTTTAAATGCGCCGGAAGGTTTTTCTGAAAAAGTTGCCAAACACATATCTAATATTACTAACCTGCCTTTTGTTTCAGCTAAAAATAAATTTGAGGTTCAGGGATCTCATGATGCTTTAGTTGCTATTATGGGTCAACTAAAAACATTAGCTAACTCCTTATTTAAAATTGCTAATGACATTAGAATACTTAGCTGTGGCCCTAGAGCTGGTCTACACGAACTTTTACTTCCTGAAAACGAGCCTGGGTCATCAATTATGCCAGGAAAAGTAAATCCTACTCAATGTGAAGCAATGGCGATGGTTGCTGCTCAAGTTATTGGATATGATGTGGCTGTTGGTATTGGTGGAAGTTCTGGTTATCTAGAAATGAATGTTTACAAGCCTTTAATGATTTTTAACATAATTCAGTCAATAAAAATATTATCCGACAGCTGTATTAATTTTACGAAATATCTTTTAGAAGGAATGGAACCAAATAAAGCTAAAATAGATTATTATCTCAAAAACTCTTTAATGCTTGTTACAGCTCTAAGTCCCGTTATAGGATATGATAAAGCCTCTAAAATGGCTCATTATGCTGATCAAAAAAATATCTCTTTAGCAGAAGCAAATAAATACCTAAAATTTTTATCTGAAGATGAATTTAAGAAAGTAGCTAATCCATACAAAATGACTAAAGGTGGAATATTATAA
- a CDS encoding circularly permuted type 2 ATP-grasp protein — protein sequence MGKNKGVFSNYNPYENVYDEIFLSKGIIRSEVAPFVEVLGSFSANKLYEKQKFVDASFLKSGITFTVYSDNQGTEKIFPFDLIPRIISEEEWTQLEKGLKQRLKALNAFLNDIYGDQNILKDGVIPRELIESSDEYLPEMRGIKPPHGVYCHIAGLDLIKDENGFMVLEDNVRTPSGVSYVLENRQSLIKAIPEVFSDLNVKRVLDYPTELRKALASISPTKEVNGKKQRGLTVVLTPGQYNSAYFEHSYLARKMGCELVQGSDLFVHDDHVYLKTTKGPKLVSVIYRRIDDKFLDPEFFNPESMLGVPGIMKAYIAGNVVLANAVGNGIADDKAIYPYVHDMIRYYLKEEPLLAQVKTYFCSEEKDRAYVINNIHKLVVKEANGSGGYGMLIGPQATQEECQEFVNKIKAKPRAYIAQPLVELSTSPTFIDGKVVPRRVDLRAFLVTGKETWILPGGLARVALKEGSYVVNSSQGGGSKDTWVLGGDK from the coding sequence ATGGGTAAAAATAAAGGTGTATTTAGTAATTATAATCCTTATGAAAATGTATATGATGAAATATTCTTAAGTAAGGGAATTATTAGGAGTGAAGTAGCCCCTTTTGTAGAGGTGCTAGGTAGTTTTTCAGCTAATAAGTTATATGAAAAGCAGAAATTTGTTGATGCTTCTTTCTTGAAAAGTGGTATTACATTTACTGTTTATAGCGATAATCAAGGTACTGAAAAGATATTTCCTTTTGACTTAATTCCTAGAATAATTTCAGAAGAAGAGTGGACTCAGTTAGAAAAAGGATTAAAACAGAGATTAAAAGCACTTAATGCTTTTTTAAATGATATTTATGGGGATCAAAATATACTTAAGGATGGTGTGATTCCTAGAGAGTTAATCGAGTCATCAGATGAATATTTACCTGAAATGAGAGGAATAAAACCTCCTCATGGTGTTTATTGTCATATAGCAGGGTTAGATCTTATTAAAGATGAAAATGGATTTATGGTTCTAGAAGATAATGTTAGAACTCCATCTGGCGTTTCTTACGTATTAGAGAACCGTCAATCTTTAATCAAAGCTATTCCTGAAGTTTTCTCTGACTTAAATGTAAAAAGAGTTCTAGATTATCCAACAGAGTTAAGAAAAGCTTTGGCAAGTATTTCTCCAACAAAAGAAGTAAATGGCAAGAAACAAAGAGGTCTAACCGTAGTACTAACTCCTGGTCAGTATAATTCCGCATACTTTGAGCATAGTTATTTAGCTAGGAAGATGGGGTGTGAATTGGTACAAGGCTCAGACTTATTTGTTCATGATGATCATGTGTATCTAAAAACTACAAAAGGTCCTAAATTAGTATCAGTTATATATAGAAGAATAGATGATAAATTCTTAGATCCTGAATTTTTTAATCCAGAAAGTATGCTTGGTGTTCCAGGAATAATGAAAGCATATATAGCTGGAAATGTTGTCTTAGCTAATGCTGTAGGTAATGGTATTGCTGACGATAAAGCAATATATCCATACGTTCATGATATGATTCGTTACTATTTAAAAGAAGAGCCATTACTTGCTCAAGTAAAAACTTATTTTTGTAGTGAAGAAAAAGATAGAGCTTATGTTATAAATAACATCCATAAACTTGTTGTTAAAGAGGCTAATGGCTCAGGTGGTTATGGTATGTTGATTGGACCTCAAGCAACTCAGGAAGAATGCCAAGAGTTTGTAAATAAAATAAAAGCTAAGCCAAGAGCTTATATCGCTCAACCGTTGGTTGAATTATCGACAAGCCCGACATTTATTGATGGTAAAGTTGTACCTAGAAGAGTTGATTTAAGAGCATTTTTAGTGACTGGAAAGGAAACGTGGATTTTACCAGGAGGCTTAGCAAGAGTAGCTCTTAAAGAAGGTTCTTATGTTGTAAATTCTAGTCAAGGTGGCGGTTCTAAAGATACTTGGGTTTTAGGGGGTGACAAATGA
- the pnuC gene encoding nicotinamide riboside transporter PnuC, whose protein sequence is MLEFLDWSALIINVLYTFYLARLKIWSWSLGIVGAVLLLVLFAYKGIYSLVLLQTVYVVFFSYGWYSWYKQGVTNEFANVKWMRPFDYVRYIFYIILLCIFSIGFNYITSSQDIVSTGLLTGITFAAIIMTIEKFMENWVIWIISDLYFVVVMYDQELYGQVIQNFIFFLTAVYGFYFWHKYGKVNTEK, encoded by the coding sequence ATGTTAGAGTTTTTGGATTGGTCTGCTCTTATTATCAATGTTCTTTATACTTTTTATCTTGCTCGATTAAAAATATGGTCGTGGTCTTTAGGTATCGTTGGAGCTGTACTTTTATTAGTTTTATTTGCATATAAAGGAATATATTCATTAGTTTTATTACAAACTGTTTATGTTGTGTTTTTTAGCTATGGTTGGTATAGCTGGTATAAGCAGGGTGTTACAAATGAATTTGCTAATGTTAAATGGATGAGACCTTTTGATTATGTAAGATATATATTTTACATAATATTGCTATGTATATTTTCTATAGGCTTTAATTATATTACAAGCTCTCAAGATATAGTCTCTACAGGTCTTTTAACAGGTATTACCTTTGCTGCAATTATAATGACAATAGAAAAGTTTATGGAAAATTGGGTGATCTGGATAATTTCAGATCTATACTTTGTGGTTGTTATGTATGATCAAGAGTTATATGGCCAAGTTATACAAAACTTTATCTTCTTTTTAACAGCTGTATATGGTTTTTATTTCTGGCATAAATACGGTAAAGTTAATACTGAAAAATAA
- a CDS encoding YihY family inner membrane protein — MPNTALLKKYILIFKNYWTWVFKEYFKKECPTAVSALTLTSLFAFVPTFLIIINILNTFEVFTPLSQKIQQFIFDNMLPSTASTVQDYIVSLSRKVSSLPILSVIFLLAIIFFMIKNLEIILNKIFYVKRARSILQSFLVYWALMTIGPIFFGFVFISSTYLLSMSWVVTDMGVEQYIINFTSFLFLVAAFFVVYRILPNTKVSSRSAFIASLFVAVVFTIAKRLFSLYIFYVPTYSVIYGSLSLIPIFILWVFITWHITLVGAVMMKGLELLSVNVHFTKEVKRDNLTIVINLLRELYEHQRMLKGGVALSKLYSKLAIADYDKVKLVLHRLDDANIIRIDSNEICYLNCDIKNLKLLEVYNLFVDTLNFKTSNIRKINQIKVELQKNLNIKVYDCF; from the coding sequence ATGCCTAATACAGCACTTTTAAAAAAGTATATTTTAATTTTTAAAAATTATTGGACTTGGGTATTTAAAGAGTACTTCAAAAAGGAATGTCCTACTGCTGTTTCAGCTCTTACTCTTACAAGTCTATTTGCTTTTGTTCCTACTTTTTTAATTATAATAAATATTTTAAATACTTTTGAAGTATTTACTCCGCTGTCTCAAAAAATTCAACAGTTTATATTTGATAATATGCTACCTTCGACAGCATCTACCGTTCAAGATTATATAGTTTCTTTATCGAGAAAAGTATCTTCATTACCAATACTTTCGGTAATTTTCTTATTAGCTATTATTTTCTTTATGATAAAGAACTTAGAAATTATTTTAAATAAAATCTTTTATGTTAAAAGAGCTAGAAGTATTTTACAAAGCTTTTTAGTATATTGGGCTTTAATGACTATAGGGCCAATATTTTTTGGCTTTGTATTTATCTCTAGTACTTATCTACTCTCGATGTCATGGGTAGTTACAGATATGGGAGTCGAACAGTATATAATAAATTTCACATCTTTCTTATTTCTCGTGGCGGCATTTTTTGTTGTTTATAGGATATTACCTAATACAAAAGTAAGCTCAAGATCAGCCTTTATAGCTTCTTTATTTGTGGCCGTAGTTTTCACAATAGCAAAAAGACTTTTTTCTCTTTATATATTTTATGTTCCAACATATTCAGTGATATATGGTTCATTATCATTGATACCTATTTTTATTCTTTGGGTTTTTATCACCTGGCACATTACATTGGTCGGGGCTGTAATGATGAAAGGTTTAGAATTACTTTCAGTAAACGTTCATTTTACTAAAGAGGTAAAAAGAGATAACTTAACTATAGTTATAAATCTTTTAAGAGAGCTTTATGAGCACCAAAGAATGCTTAAAGGTGGAGTTGCTCTTTCAAAACTATATTCGAAACTTGCTATAGCTGATTATGATAAAGTTAAATTAGTTTTGCATAGATTAGATGATGCTAATATCATTAGAATTGATTCTAATGAAATATGTTATTTAAACTGTGATATTAAAAATTTGAAATTATTAGAAGTTTATAATTTGTTTGTTGATACATTAAATTTTAAAACAAGTAATATTAGGAAAATAAATCAGATCAAAGTAGAATTACAGAAAAATCTAAATATAAAAGTTTACGACTGTTTCTAA
- a CDS encoding nitroreductase, producing the protein MTVIESLKTRKSVRAFLDKDIPKETLEKMFDAVKWTPSAKDTQPWKIAVVSGEKQKKVTKRILKAFESGQKPKMEYEYEGGALEGELKARAIACGAALYDALDIKRDDKEKRMEQWKKNYLSFDAPVTLFFFKYSNTGASAYIDCGMLLQSVMLAANELGLATCPQASLGQYPEIVKEELGYDDFVLLFGVSLGYEDKGAVVNNYRTAREDIDSFVTLFN; encoded by the coding sequence ATGACAGTTATTGAATCTTTAAAAACACGTAAGTCAGTCAGGGCTTTTTTAGATAAAGATATACCTAAAGAAACTTTAGAAAAAATGTTTGATGCTGTTAAGTGGACTCCTTCAGCTAAAGACACACAGCCTTGGAAAATAGCTGTAGTAAGCGGAGAAAAGCAGAAAAAAGTAACCAAGAGAATATTAAAAGCCTTCGAAAGTGGACAAAAACCTAAAATGGAATATGAATATGAGGGTGGAGCTTTAGAGGGAGAATTAAAAGCTAGAGCAATTGCATGTGGAGCTGCTTTATATGATGCTTTAGATATAAAAAGAGATGATAAAGAAAAAAGAATGGAGCAATGGAAGAAGAATTATTTATCATTTGATGCACCTGTAACTTTATTCTTTTTCAAATACTCAAATACTGGAGCAAGCGCATATATTGACTGTGGTATGCTTTTACAATCAGTTATGTTGGCTGCAAATGAACTTGGCTTAGCTACTTGCCCACAAGCATCTTTGGGACAGTATCCAGAAATAGTAAAAGAAGAGTTAGGATATGATGATTTTGTTTTACTTTTTGGAGTTTCTCTTGGATATGAAGATAAAGGTGCCGTAGTAAATAATTATCGCACAGCCCGAGAAGATATAGATAGTTTTGTGACTTTATTTAATTAG
- the wrbA gene encoding NAD(P)H:quinone oxidoreductase → MKNILILYYTQGGSTKKMAETIALGVESAGANAILRTVPNISHNTEQTEPKIPKDGDLYATKEDIANCDGIIIGSPAYFGNMAAALKFFLEKHSDLWFKGSLIGKPAGFFTSASSMHAGHESTLLSMMIPFLHHGCLITGIPYSEQALEKTKTGGTPYGASHLNTFSPQKTLSDDEIKICKTLGKRIAEIAKKQSN, encoded by the coding sequence ATGAAAAACATATTAATACTATACTATACACAAGGTGGAAGTACAAAGAAAATGGCTGAAACTATCGCTTTAGGTGTTGAATCAGCTGGTGCTAATGCCATTCTTAGAACTGTGCCAAATATTTCTCATAATACAGAGCAAACTGAGCCAAAGATACCTAAAGATGGTGATCTATATGCAACTAAAGAAGATATTGCTAACTGTGATGGCATAATAATTGGTAGTCCAGCATATTTTGGTAATATGGCAGCAGCTTTAAAATTTTTCCTCGAAAAACATAGTGATTTATGGTTCAAGGGAAGCTTAATTGGTAAACCAGCTGGCTTTTTTACTTCTGCCTCTAGTATGCATGCTGGTCATGAAAGCACTTTATTATCGATGATGATTCCTTTTCTACATCATGGTTGCCTTATCACAGGGATACCATATAGTGAGCAAGCTTTAGAAAAAACTAAAACAGGTGGTACTCCTTACGGAGCTTCTCATCTAAATACTTTCTCTCCGCAAAAAACGCTATCTGATGATGAAATAAAAATCTGTAAAACCCTTGGCAAAAGGATAGCTGAAATAGCAAAAAAACAATCAAACTAA
- a CDS encoding alpha-E domain-containing protein produces the protein MLTNAIDVAYNVELETFKDAKEVWFPLVIVTGGEKLFIEKYGKEAKTNSRKIQEFLIWDKENPSSVYASFSFARENARIVRDLISADMWEEMNEIWLWISNPETQKISMIDLLNFGKRIIKFCFTWIGYYHNFILRDDPYNFMKLGMLIERADFTLRLGDVYYHRNINLGSMHKSMSESQYWQEMLLYSMSNDAFMRKSELELTRADVAKFLLRESDYPRTIPFCLKDALFILKKMSRGTSDVGSESKERLTEIVDYIEETPIEELLQNIHNFVTHVIDKLSELSSCISKEFFVADVSYYVAMLENDE, from the coding sequence ATGCTAACAAATGCTATAGATGTAGCGTATAACGTTGAGTTAGAAACTTTTAAAGATGCAAAAGAGGTTTGGTTTCCTTTAGTAATTGTTACAGGAGGAGAGAAACTTTTTATTGAAAAATATGGAAAAGAAGCTAAAACAAATAGCAGAAAAATCCAAGAGTTTTTAATTTGGGATAAAGAAAATCCTTCTTCAGTTTATGCTTCATTTTCTTTTGCTAGAGAGAATGCAAGAATTGTTAGAGATTTAATTTCTGCAGATATGTGGGAAGAGATGAATGAGATTTGGTTATGGATAAGTAATCCAGAGACTCAAAAGATTTCTATGATAGACCTTTTAAACTTTGGTAAAAGAATAATTAAATTCTGTTTTACATGGATAGGATATTATCACAACTTTATCTTAAGAGATGATCCATATAATTTCATGAAGTTAGGGATGCTTATAGAAAGGGCTGATTTTACACTAAGATTAGGCGATGTTTACTATCATAGAAATATAAATTTAGGGTCTATGCACAAATCAATGAGTGAATCCCAATATTGGCAAGAAATGTTACTTTATAGTATGTCAAATGATGCTTTTATGAGGAAGTCTGAGCTTGAGTTGACAAGAGCAGATGTTGCTAAGTTCTTATTAAGAGAGAGTGATTATCCTAGGACAATACCTTTTTGCCTTAAGGACGCACTATTTATTTTGAAGAAAATGTCTAGAGGAACTTCAGACGTTGGATCAGAATCAAAAGAAAGATTAACAGAAATTGTTGACTATATTGAAGAAACTCCAATAGAGGAGTTATTGCAAAATATTCATAATTTCGTTACACATGTAATAGATAAATTAAGTGAACTATCTTCATGTATATCAAAAGAGTTTTTCGTTGCAGATGTTAGCTATTATGTAGCCATGTTAGAAAATGATGAATAA
- the priA gene encoding replication restart helicase PriA: MIVKVALAVPPFYLLDYSIDTEIKLFQRVLVPVGNRKLIGFITDINVEVNYDPSKIKSIIRVLDNDNVLISKDIQKLIEWTAKYYHSDLYSVIKLALPNDYFKKEIVNPKEETFLSVDIDILSNIKLTAKQQLLVEEIGDNTYLLNEIKNLGYSDGIIRALLNKNILVKSTRIKALIPSSKTKENNKKLTNEQLEVLNSLLKTNRFNTFLLYGVTGSGKTEVYLQTIQNYVSEGKQALVLIPEINLTPQTLKRFKDRFSNQNIVSLHSKLTENDRLTNWHYIKKGIANIVIATRSGVLADFKDLGIIVVDEEHDNSFKQQTSTIRYSARDLAILRAKFADIPIILGSATPSIESYYNVINKKYNLLKLTERVSKYAPAQVKIIDLRSAIVSNGLSNILVSLLEKNIQKHEQSLLFVNKLGYAKALVCNSCGEAVECKKCDKPYTLHTYPNQYLACHFCGDKRQIVIQCNSCSSTELFPYGVGTEKIQSALKEKFPYNEIVRFDRENIKNNRDLDKIIDEITNNKIDVIVGTQMVAKGHHFENITLVGLINADAGFYSTDFHAVEKNAQLIIQVAGRAGRGDKEGRVLLQTYQPENPILQKLIQTDYLEFLDYLLEQRKALNYPPYTYQAQIIAEAKKEADVLNFLNNLYDTVSSCENIFITKPLPATHLKKNNIYKYSLLITASERKDINSFINYVRRLLEISENKVIKVYFDVDPIGLV, translated from the coding sequence ATGATAGTCAAAGTTGCTCTAGCTGTTCCTCCTTTTTACTTGTTAGATTATTCAATAGATACCGAAATAAAATTATTTCAAAGAGTTTTAGTTCCTGTTGGTAATAGAAAACTTATAGGTTTTATTACTGATATTAATGTGGAAGTAAACTATGATCCCTCAAAGATTAAAAGCATAATCAGAGTTTTAGATAATGATAACGTCTTAATAAGTAAAGACATTCAAAAACTAATAGAATGGACAGCAAAGTATTATCATTCAGATTTATATAGTGTAATAAAATTAGCCTTACCGAATGATTATTTTAAAAAGGAAATTGTTAATCCAAAAGAGGAAACTTTCTTATCTGTAGATATAGATATATTATCAAATATAAAATTAACAGCTAAGCAACAACTATTAGTAGAAGAGATTGGAGATAATACTTATTTATTAAATGAAATTAAGAATTTAGGATATTCAGATGGCATTATAAGAGCTTTATTAAATAAGAATATTTTAGTTAAAAGCACAAGAATAAAAGCTTTAATACCAAGTTCTAAGACAAAAGAAAATAATAAGAAATTAACAAATGAACAGTTAGAAGTCTTAAATAGTCTTTTAAAGACCAATAGATTTAATACTTTTTTATTATATGGGGTTACGGGTAGTGGTAAAACGGAAGTTTATTTACAGACCATTCAGAATTATGTAAGTGAAGGAAAACAAGCGCTAGTTTTAATACCAGAAATAAATTTAACACCACAGACTTTAAAAAGGTTTAAAGATAGATTCTCTAATCAAAATATTGTTTCTCTTCACTCAAAGCTGACAGAAAACGATCGATTAACAAACTGGCACTATATAAAAAAAGGTATAGCGAATATTGTTATAGCGACTAGAAGTGGAGTGTTAGCTGATTTTAAAGATCTAGGAATAATTGTGGTTGATGAAGAGCATGATAATTCGTTTAAGCAACAAACATCGACTATTCGTTACAGTGCAAGGGACTTAGCGATATTGAGAGCTAAATTTGCAGATATTCCTATAATTTTGGGAAGTGCTACACCATCAATAGAGAGTTATTATAATGTTATTAATAAAAAATATAATCTATTAAAGCTTACAGAAAGGGTTTCAAAATATGCGCCTGCTCAGGTAAAAATCATAGATTTAAGGTCAGCTATAGTCAGCAATGGATTAAGCAATATTTTAGTTTCTCTCTTAGAAAAAAATATTCAAAAGCATGAGCAATCTTTACTCTTTGTGAATAAGTTGGGATATGCAAAAGCATTAGTATGTAATAGTTGCGGAGAGGCTGTTGAGTGTAAAAAATGTGATAAGCCATATACTTTACATACATATCCTAATCAATATTTGGCTTGCCATTTTTGCGGAGATAAAAGACAGATAGTTATACAGTGCAATAGCTGTAGCTCTACAGAGCTTTTTCCTTATGGCGTTGGTACTGAGAAAATTCAGTCTGCTTTGAAAGAGAAATTTCCTTACAATGAGATAGTAAGGTTTGACAGAGAGAATATTAAAAATAATAGAGATTTAGATAAAATAATTGATGAAATAACTAATAATAAAATTGATGTTATAGTTGGTACACAAATGGTAGCTAAGGGTCATCATTTTGAAAATATTACTTTAGTTGGGCTAATTAACGCTGATGCAGGGTTTTACAGTACAGATTTTCATGCAGTTGAAAAAAATGCACAATTGATTATTCAAGTGGCAGGTAGGGCTGGTCGAGGTGACAAAGAAGGTCGTGTGTTACTGCAAACCTATCAACCAGAAAACCCAATTTTACAGAAGCTCATACAAACTGATTATTTGGAGTTTTTAGATTATTTATTAGAACAGAGAAAGGCTCTTAATTATCCGCCATATACATATCAAGCACAAATAATTGCTGAAGCAAAAAAAGAAGCTGATGTGTTAAATTTTTTAAATAACTTATATGATACTGTAAGTAGTTGTGAAAATATTTTTATTACAAAGCCACTTCCAGCAACACATCTTAAAAAAAATAATATTTATAAATATAGTTTATTGATAACAGCATCAGAAAGAAAAGATATAAATAGTTTTATCAATTATGTAAGAAGGCTTTTGGAAATTAGTGAAAATAAAGTTATAAAAGTTTATTTTGATGTAGATCCCATAGGTCTAGTGTAA
- a CDS encoding class II glutamine amidotransferase — protein MLSKIIAISSDCPITPRIGFYNPNPSLKFDKDFMWGVGWYHTNYNAATVIKDTQVDNVYALKTMFEKNSNFLSNTFLGHIYDTNQSRTDLNIQPFVKPYAGKEWTLVHNGDLNHGYKNTLTLDANDFEPVGTTDSEYILCWFLSQLKKNNIRELDVDGLYFAYDLLKKINETGQANLFISNGENTIIYQDVDDYNPIYYSRFFPPSNYCYLNLNKVYISTGANDDSLRTYMIFSTSYSENTGDWRKLEPGKMVVVSRGLVIWSSDALNYNYNFPGTTNNNLNNFNAPRENSELPILQKDEIVRVNRNLSAPPRILHVTHETSYSYLQAVNLSKHSIRMRPVEDSNQKIIDYSLKVSVECDSEHYKDVFDNEVTFFKTNEPYKELTIKMESKIALSSCPLKKNSVHRRTTMPLPWMPWQRQMMTPYLLPTELPETQLEELMEYAISFVKRNNSDVISVLEDINKTIYYEYKYVPNATNFGTTAYDVYITREGVCQDFSNLFICLSRLLGIPARYRAGYIFNGGKYENTQMSDATHAWVEVYLPWVGWVGYDPTNGCEVNTDHIRIACGRNYIDATPTSGTIYRGGGTETLGINVKVFDITGQE, from the coding sequence ATGCTTAGTAAAATTATTGCTATATCTTCAGACTGCCCCATTACTCCTAGGATTGGTTTTTATAACCCTAATCCAAGCTTAAAGTTTGATAAAGATTTTATGTGGGGAGTGGGTTGGTACCATACAAATTATAATGCTGCTACTGTGATAAAAGATACACAAGTAGATAATGTATATGCACTAAAAACAATGTTTGAGAAAAACTCTAATTTTTTATCAAATACATTTCTTGGGCATATTTATGATACTAATCAATCTCGGACTGATTTAAATATTCAGCCATTCGTTAAGCCATATGCTGGAAAAGAATGGACTCTTGTACATAACGGGGATCTGAATCATGGATACAAAAACACACTAACATTAGATGCTAATGATTTTGAGCCGGTAGGGACAACGGATTCAGAATATATTTTATGCTGGTTTTTATCTCAGCTAAAGAAAAATAATATTAGAGAGTTAGATGTTGATGGTCTTTATTTTGCATATGACTTATTAAAAAAAATAAATGAAACAGGTCAGGCCAATTTATTCATATCCAATGGTGAAAATACAATAATATACCAAGATGTTGATGACTATAATCCGATATATTATTCTAGATTTTTTCCACCAAGTAATTACTGCTATTTGAATTTAAATAAAGTGTATATCTCTACAGGTGCAAATGATGACTCCTTGAGAACATATATGATTTTCTCTACTAGTTATTCTGAAAATACTGGGGATTGGAGGAAATTAGAGCCAGGGAAAATGGTTGTTGTTTCTAGAGGGCTAGTGATCTGGAGTAGTGATGCGCTAAACTATAATTATAATTTCCCAGGCACAACTAATAATAATTTAAATAATTTTAATGCCCCTAGGGAAAATAGCGAATTACCTATTTTGCAAAAAGATGAGATAGTTAGGGTTAATAGAAATTTATCTGCGCCACCAAGAATATTGCATGTGACTCATGAGACTAGCTACAGCTATCTTCAAGCAGTTAATTTAAGTAAACATTCTATTAGAATGAGACCTGTTGAGGATTCAAATCAAAAGATAATAGACTATTCATTAAAAGTATCTGTTGAATGTGATAGTGAGCATTACAAAGATGTTTTTGATAATGAAGTGACTTTCTTTAAAACAAATGAGCCTTATAAAGAGCTTACTATAAAAATGGAGTCAAAAATTGCACTAAGCTCTTGTCCATTAAAGAAAAATTCTGTGCATCGTCGTACAACGATGCCACTTCCTTGGATGCCTTGGCAAAGACAGATGATGACGCCTTATTTATTACCAACAGAACTCCCTGAGACTCAATTAGAAGAATTAATGGAATATGCTATTAGTTTTGTAAAAAGGAATAATAGTGATGTTATATCTGTTTTAGAAGATATAAATAAGACTATATATTATGAATATAAATATGTTCCTAATGCAACAAACTTTGGTACTACAGCTTATGATGTATATATAACAAGAGAGGGTGTTTGTCAGGATTTCTCGAACTTGTTTATATGCCTATCAAGGCTTTTAGGTATACCAGCAAGATATAGAGCTGGATATATATTTAACGGCGGTAAATATGAAAACACTCAAATGAGTGATGCAACACATGCATGGGTAGAAGTTTATTTACCATGGGTTGGCTGGGTTGGTTATGATCCAACAAATGGTTGTGAGGTTAATACAGATCATATTAGAATTGCTTGTGGACGTAACTATATAGACGCTACACCAACTTCAGGAACTATCTATAGAGGTGGAGGAACCGAAACCTTGGGAATTAACGTTAAAGTATTTGATATTACTGGACAAGAATAA